The sequence GTAGATGGCGGCGCCCATGGCCCCCGCCAATTGCGGATAGTCCGGACGCAGCACCGGGCGGCCGAGCATCTCTTCGGCCATCTCCACGATGTAGGCGTTGTGGGCCACCACGCCGCCGGTCATGACGACTTTTTCGGTGGGCTGGTCCATCTCCAGGACCCGCTTGATCACCGAATAGAACAGTCCTTTGACGATATCGGTCACGTTCTTCCCGTTGCGGATGTTTTCCAGGACTTCCGTAGCGGAGAAGACCGTGCAGTAGCTGCCGAGTTTCACCATTTCCTTGGACGCCCGCGCCAGGCCGTCCATATCCTCGAGCGGGACGTCCAGCCGGTAGGACATCTCTTCGAGAAAAGCCCCGGTTCCGGCTGCGCATTTGCGGTTCATCTTGAAGCTGCTGCGGCGCCCGTTCTGGTCCAGCTTGACGATCTTGTTGTCCTGGCCGCCGATGTCGATGAGGGTGATGACTCCCTGGCTGTCATGCCGGCACCAGTTGGCCAGGCAGCCGATCTCGGTCTTGTTTTCCGTGGTGACGAAGCTGACGTTGGCCTTGCCGTAGCCCGTGGAGACGGCGTTGACGATGTCGGCGCGCGTGGCTCCGGCCATCTCCAACGAAGCGTCCAGGCAGATCCCCGCGGTGACCGAAAAATCGGTTCCGGATTTTTTCACCGCATGGCCAAGCAGCCGCCGATCGGCATCCAGAACCGCCACCTTGGTCCTGGATGACCCGATATCGAGACCGACATAGACAGGCTTGGACATGCTCTCCTCGTTAACTTTTCAACTCTTCAACTCTTCAACTCTTCAACTCCCATCGGTCTTCCCACACCGCCGCCCGTTTGCCAATGAAGGCAGCCAGCCCCTCCACCGCATCGTGGCTGGCCATCAGCCCTTCGAGATACAAGCGCTCGACCGCAGCCAGCTTCGTGCGGATGCGCTCGTTGACGCCGGTCCTGGCGGCGCGGACGGCGAAGCGCAGGGAGCTGGCGC comes from Holophagaceae bacterium and encodes:
- a CDS encoding ATPase; the protein is MSKPVYVGLDIGSSRTKVAVLDADRRLLGHAVKKSGTDFSVTAGICLDASLEMAGATRADIVNAVSTGYGKANVSFVTTENKTEIGCLANWCRHDSQGVITLIDIGGQDNKIVKLDQNGRRSSFKMNRKCAAGTGAFLEEMSYRLDVPLEDMDGLARASKEMVKLGSYCTVFSATEVLENIRNGKNVTDIVKGLFYSVIKRVLEMDQPTEKVVMTGGVVAHNAYIVEMAEEMLGRPVLRPDYPQLAGAMGAAIYAINEKGEAGSADPNSEGEML